From Balneola sp. MJW-20, the proteins below share one genomic window:
- a CDS encoding N-acetyl sugar amidotransferase codes for MKSYNEEALKNDPKANFGRPYKQCTISVMDTIADPDITFDEKGVSNYYKEFKKAKEQNVFNGEKGKQKLVDLVNQIKSKGKNKKYDCITGVSGGVDSTYVALKAKELGLRPLIVHFDNGWNSETANKNIENIIKNTGFDLYTLVVDWNEFRDLQRAYFKANVVDIEALTDHAIICTLYKLAIEHNIEFILSGANVVTEQILPRHWIWGKTDGKNIQAIHQEYGEVKLKTFPTYSAFKFELFKKRKGLRSVRILDYMEYNKKQAKSEIQEKLGWKDYGGKHFESVFTRFYQGYILPVKFGIDKRKAHLSTLIFDGQLTKEYALEQLQLPIYDPDLMREDYEFVRKKLGFSEEEFMNYFKAPRVEHSSFEHDKRNIWENYPLFKVVKPLWKIIKKVK; via the coding sequence ATGAAAAGCTATAACGAAGAAGCACTAAAAAATGATCCAAAAGCGAATTTTGGACGACCGTATAAGCAATGTACGATCAGTGTCATGGATACTATTGCAGATCCTGATATAACTTTTGATGAGAAGGGTGTTTCAAATTACTATAAGGAATTCAAGAAAGCGAAAGAGCAAAATGTTTTCAATGGTGAAAAAGGCAAACAAAAATTAGTTGACTTAGTTAATCAAATAAAATCAAAAGGAAAAAACAAAAAATACGATTGTATTACAGGGGTTAGTGGTGGCGTTGATTCGACATATGTTGCGCTAAAAGCGAAAGAATTAGGATTGCGCCCTTTGATTGTACATTTCGATAATGGCTGGAACAGCGAAACGGCCAACAAAAACATTGAGAACATTATTAAAAATACGGGATTTGATCTTTACACACTTGTAGTTGACTGGAATGAGTTCCGAGATTTACAAAGAGCCTATTTCAAAGCGAATGTCGTAGATATAGAAGCGCTAACAGACCATGCGATTATATGTACACTTTATAAATTAGCTATTGAGCATAACATCGAATTTATTTTAAGCGGCGCCAATGTTGTCACCGAACAAATTTTGCCTAGACATTGGATCTGGGGGAAAACGGATGGGAAAAATATTCAAGCCATACATCAAGAATATGGTGAAGTAAAATTGAAAACATTCCCCACTTATTCAGCTTTTAAATTTGAACTCTTTAAGAAAAGGAAGGGATTAAGATCAGTTCGTATCCTTGATTATATGGAGTACAATAAAAAGCAGGCAAAAAGTGAAATCCAGGAAAAACTGGGTTGGAAAGATTATGGCGGGAAACATTTTGAATCTGTATTTACGCGTTTTTACCAAGGATATATTTTGCCAGTAAAGTTCGGAATAGATAAACGTAAAGCTCATTTGAGCACACTCATCTTTGATGGGCAACTAACAAAAGAGTACGCATTGGAGCAATTACAGCTTCCTATTTATGATCCTGATCTCATGAGAGAAGACTACGAGTTCGTGCGCAAAAAGCTGGGATTCTCAGAGGAAGAATTTATGAATTATTTCAAGGCCCCCAGAGTAGAGCATAGTTCTTTTGAGCACGATAAAAGAAATATTTGGGAAAACTATCCCTTATTTAAAGTAGTGAAACCATTATGGAAGATTATAAAAAAGGTCAAGTAG
- a CDS encoding glycosyltransferase — protein sequence MNKVLYIGQYTEGTTSRFRGSTLKDLISPKQFQVIDTNVPFFQVNRIFRSLGFRYKKGPLITKINQYVREHLGKTYDLIWVDKGVFIHPATTKVLKTKTQRLVHYTPDTAFLGNRSKLFEKGINHYDFLIMTKSFELSMYKKLVSQPKIYFLTQGFNPKIHYPRHKPKEKENSVIFIGLNEPSREFVISQLLNSNVKVNLAGKGWNKFVHNNDTPNLNFLGDKLFGDEYAYAISKSVIGLGLLSKRFPELHTTRTFEIPACGTCLLTEENKEINNYFEDDECIKFNSPQEMLDKVIYYLSNNDQVQEITEKGFNRVIKDQRDYPNQLKTFLNKIL from the coding sequence TTGAATAAAGTACTTTACATCGGTCAGTATACAGAAGGAACTACAAGTAGGTTTAGAGGATCAACACTGAAGGATCTAATAAGTCCAAAACAATTTCAAGTTATAGACACGAACGTACCTTTTTTTCAAGTAAACAGAATTTTTAGATCACTTGGATTTCGATATAAAAAAGGGCCACTCATTACCAAAATAAATCAATACGTCAGAGAGCATCTGGGAAAAACTTATGATCTTATATGGGTAGATAAAGGAGTTTTTATACATCCAGCAACAACCAAGGTTTTGAAAACCAAAACACAACGCCTAGTACACTATACTCCAGACACAGCTTTTTTGGGAAATAGGTCAAAATTATTTGAGAAGGGGATAAACCATTATGACTTTTTGATAATGACTAAGTCTTTTGAATTGAGCATGTATAAGAAATTAGTTAGTCAACCTAAAATCTATTTTCTAACTCAGGGCTTTAATCCAAAAATTCATTATCCACGACATAAGCCTAAAGAAAAAGAGAATTCTGTAATCTTTATTGGTTTAAATGAGCCTTCACGAGAATTTGTGATTAGTCAACTATTAAATTCAAATGTAAAAGTTAATTTAGCTGGTAAAGGTTGGAACAAGTTTGTACACAATAATGACACGCCAAATTTGAACTTCCTCGGTGATAAGCTTTTTGGTGATGAATATGCCTACGCCATTTCAAAATCAGTTATTGGGCTTGGCTTGCTATCAAAAAGATTTCCAGAGTTACATACAACTCGTACTTTCGAAATTCCAGCCTGCGGAACTTGTTTATTGACAGAAGAAAACAAGGAGATAAACAATTATTTTGAAGACGATGAATGTATCAAGTTTAATTCACCACAGGAAATGTTAGATAAAGTCATTTACTATTTAAGTAACAATGATCAAGTTCAAGAGATAACTGAAAAAGGCTTCAATCGTGTAATCAAGGATCAACGAGATTATCCAAACCAATTAAAAACTTTTCTAAACAAAATATTGTGA
- a CDS encoding glycosyltransferase: MTKVAIISPSGKFYGSEQTLNEFLKKTSYKFDVYIKKEPNGFLSRLIGKSKHNIYGYSNPFLLYLKLIYKLTFKYDSVYINEAAHIRYIKLIARIFRKKNFIVHVRLTEDTVRDRIQGISSNVKLICVSSFIQQLVKASISKNTEILSSPFRAENKRANWQNNLKSKEKLNIGIIGRVTTSKGIQHCISFIKYLEENNQSFVLHFFGDVDQSDDTVKMLMQLRKEIKVVELKFHGFVNDKKIMFEKSDIIVHFNEQEPLGVIFFEALNNKVPFLGFKGGGIGEIAENLKLDNFIRKEKGWEQEMLTQIKSIDIEKYEEAYKNMLKQYSPKSYTKKLERVLIDQKAIRSND, translated from the coding sequence ATGACTAAAGTAGCCATTATTAGCCCAAGTGGTAAGTTTTATGGAAGCGAGCAAACGTTAAATGAGTTTCTTAAAAAGACTTCATATAAATTCGATGTATACATTAAAAAAGAACCGAATGGTTTTTTATCCAGGCTGATTGGAAAATCGAAGCACAATATATATGGTTATTCCAATCCATTTCTGTTGTACCTAAAGTTGATCTATAAATTAACTTTTAAATATGACAGCGTTTATATTAACGAAGCTGCTCACATTAGATACATTAAATTAATCGCCCGTATTTTCAGAAAGAAAAACTTTATAGTTCATGTTAGGTTAACGGAAGATACAGTACGAGATAGAATCCAGGGAATTAGCTCGAATGTGAAGCTGATCTGTGTTTCGAGTTTTATTCAGCAATTAGTTAAAGCTTCAATATCCAAAAATACTGAAATACTAAGCTCACCTTTCAGAGCCGAAAATAAAAGAGCCAATTGGCAGAATAATCTGAAAAGTAAAGAAAAACTAAATATTGGAATAATTGGGAGAGTAACAACCTCCAAGGGAATACAGCACTGTATCTCATTCATAAAGTATCTGGAAGAGAACAATCAATCTTTCGTGCTCCATTTTTTTGGCGATGTGGATCAAAGTGACGATACCGTTAAAATGTTAATGCAACTTCGTAAAGAAATAAAAGTTGTTGAATTAAAGTTTCATGGTTTTGTAAATGATAAGAAGATCATGTTTGAAAAGTCAGATATCATTGTTCATTTCAATGAACAGGAACCATTAGGAGTTATTTTCTTCGAAGCACTAAATAATAAAGTCCCTTTTTTAGGATTTAAAGGAGGAGGTATTGGAGAAATTGCAGAAAATCTAAAGCTTGACAATTTTATTAGAAAAGAAAAAGGCTGGGAACAAGAAATGCTTACCCAAATCAAATCAATTGACATTGAAAAATATGAGGAGGCATATAAAAATATGTTAAAGCAATATTCACCGAAATCATATACTAAAAAATTAGAGAGAGTATTGATTGATCAGAAAGCTATTCGTTCTAATGACTAA